The Medicago truncatula cultivar Jemalong A17 chromosome 4, MtrunA17r5.0-ANR, whole genome shotgun sequence genome includes a region encoding these proteins:
- the LOC25492939 gene encoding (-)-germacrene D synthase, translating into MSVSVTSSLVAPTPNANSDFSRRSANYHPNIWGDLFIQYVLEPMEFDEIMKQIIMLKEKVRQMLVPNVNVTNPSREANLIDSIQRLGLYHHFEQEIGELLRHIDNNHVENGTITLNEDLHSIALVFRLLRQQGYHILPDVFKKFKNEQGNFKETLVGDVEGMLSLYEATHMRIHGEEILDDALSFTSLHLEMMTTQLSPSVATKINHSLKRPLFKNLPRLVARHYISTYEEDPSHDATLLLLAKLDFNLLQKQHQKEVGDISKWWKDLDFATKLPFARNRIVEAYFWILGVYFEPQYSFGRRIMTKVISLASVIDDIYDVYGTIEELQLFTQAIERWDISCMDFLPQYMKFCYKAVLDVYEEMEQEMVKEGRAFCVFYAKNEMKRLVQAYFTEAKWFSRNYIPTVDEYMALGIVNSGYYLITATSFIGMGCIATEDVFQWLTNNPKIVNASSKIARLMDDIVSNEFEQERGHGASAIECYMNEHGVSREDAVNELSRQVTNAWKDTNEELLDPTEVPKPLLIRVLNLSRVIDVLYKDGDCYTNSQGSTKNDIISILLNPCPV; encoded by the exons ATGTCGGTTTCAGTAACATCATCACTAGTTGCTCCAACCCCTAATGCTAACTCCGATTTCTCTAGACGTTCTGCAAATTATCACCCCAACATTTGGGGGGACCTTTTTATTCAATATGTTTTGGAACCTATG GAATTTGATGAAATAATGAAGCAGATTATAATGCTAAAAGAAAAGGTGAGGCAGATGCTAGTCCCTAACGTAAATGTCACAAACCCTTCGAGGGAAGCTAATTTGATTGATTCAATCCAACGTTTGGGATTATACCATCATTTTGAGCAAGAGATTGGAGAATTATTGCGACATATTGACAATAATCATGTTGAAAATGGAACAATAACTCTTAACGAAGACCTTCATTCAATTGCACTTGTCTTTAGGTTACTAAGGCAACAAGGATATCACATTTTGCCTG ATGTTTTTAAGAAGTTCAAGAATGAGCAAGGAAACTTCAAAGAAACACTTGTTGGTGATGTTGAGGGGATGCTAAGTTTGTATGAAGCCACACATATGAGGATTCATGGAGAGGAGATATTAGATGATGCACTTTCTTTCACTTCCTTACACCTTGAAATGATGACCACTCAATTGAGTCCTTCTGTTGCTACAAAAATCAATCATAGCTTAAAGCGGCCACTCTTCAAGAACTTGCCTAGGCTTGTGGCAAGGCATTACATTTCCACTTATGAGGAAGATCCATCTCATGATGCAACTTTGCTATTACTTGCCAAATTAGATTTCAATTTGCTTCAAAAACAACATCAGAAAGAAGTTGGCGATATTTcaaa GTGGTggaaagatttagattttgcaACAAAACTACCTTTTGCTCGCAATAGAATAGTTGAAGCTTACTTTTGGATATTGGGAGTGTATTTTGAGCCTCAATACTCTTTTGGTAGAAGAATAATGACCAAGGTGATATCCTTGGCCTCAGTAATTGATGACATATATGATGTTTATGGTACAATAGAAGAGCTACAACTTTTCACTCAAGCAATTGAAAG GTGGGATATAAGTTGCATGGATTTTCTACCACAATAcatgaaattttgttataaagCCGTTTTGGATGTTTATGAAGAAATGGAGCAAGAGATGGTCAAGGAAGGCAGAGCATTTTGTGTATTCTATGCCAAAAATGAA ATGAAAAGATTGGTCCAGGCATACTTTACTGAGGCTAAATGGTTCAGTAGAAATTATATACCAACAGTGGATGAATACATGGCTCTTGGAATAGTAAATTCTGGTTACTATCTAATCACAGCAACATCCTTCATTGGAATGGGATGCATTGCTACAGAAGATGTTTTCCAATGGTTAACCAATAACCCCAAAATTGTCAATGCTTCATCTAAAATTGCTAGACTCATGGATGATATTGTTTCCAATGAG tttGAGCAAGAGAGAGGGCATGGTGCCTCTGCTATTGAGTGCTACATGAATGAACATGGTGTGTCTAGAGAAGATGCAGTTAATGAACTTTCAAGACAAGTCACAAATGCTTGGAAGGATACAAATGAGGAACTTCTTGATCCAACTGAAGTGCCAAAGCCTCTACTTATACGAGTTCTCAATTTGTCACGTGTCATTGATGTGCTTTATAAAGATGGAGATTGCTACACTAACTCCCAAGGATCAACAAAGAATGACATAATATCTATCTTGTTGAATCCATGTCCAGTATGA
- the LOC25492940 gene encoding organic cation/carnitine transporter 4, with translation MPTTSSSISNNVDTDFNSPLLPPPSNESTPEKQCIDEMLQNYCGEFGRWQLKHFVLTSLAWALEAFHTMVMIFADREPEWRCLDGVAGLGCDLTAKNVCKLEPGSWEWVGGAASSTVAEWGLVCGEKFKVGLVQAVFFAGCMFGAGIFGHLSDSFLGRKGSLTIVCILNSIFSILTAFSPNYISYFFLRFLTGFSTGGVGLCAFVLATEPVGPTMRGAAGMSTFYFFSTGIAVLSGIANIFPRWRELYIASSIPSLVFLLFVLPFISESPRWYLVRGRIKEAMNIMSTIATSNGNHLPHRVFLTLDEEPSSCNNNMDDKDAVTGSLVDVIRSPVTRTRLVLATIINLLCSVVYYGLSLNVVNLETNLYLNVILNAVAEMPAFMITAILLDKFGRKPLTIGTLWFSGFFCFVGSLMRNKGVWKGMKMVCGILGIFGMAGTYNLLFIYTAELFPTVVRNAALGCATQAAQMGAILAPVVVVLGGSLPFALFAFCGIAAGVFAFFLPETLNQPLYDTLTGMEAGQKVTSATSSV, from the exons atgcCAACAACATCATCCTCTATTTCGAACAACGTAGACACAGACTTCAACTCACCTCTCTTACCACCACCATCCAATGAATCCACACCAGAGAAACAATGCATCGACGAGATGCTACAAAACTACTGCGGCGAGTTCGGACGGTGGCAGCTAAAGCATTTCGTACTAACAAGTCTCGCATGGGCATTGGAAGCATTCCATACAATGGTTATGATATTTGCTGACCGTGAACCAGAATGGAGGTGTCTCGACGGTGTTGCCGGTTTGGGGTGTGACTTGACGGCGAAGAATGTGTGTAAACTTGAACCGGGTTCGTGGGAATGGGTGGGAGGTGCGGCTTCTTCGACGGTGGCGGAATGGGGTTTGGTTTGTGGTGAGAAGTTTAAGGTTGGGCTTGTTCAAGCCGTGTTTTTCGCTGGATGTATGTTCG GGGCTGGAATCTTTGGTCATCTCTCTGATTCGTTTCTTGGACGAAAAGGATCTCTCACGATAGTTTGCATCCTAAACAGCATCTTCAGCATCCTAACAGCCTTCTCCCCCAATTACATCTCCTACTTCTTCCTCCGCTTCCTCACTGGTTTCAGCACAGGTGGCGTCGGCCTCTGCGCCTTCGTACTTGCCACAGAGCCCGTAGGCCCCACAATGCGTGGTGCCGCAGGCATGTCTaccttctacttcttctcaacAGGCATCGCAGTCCTCTCAGGCATAGCAAACATCTTCCCAAGATGGCGCGAACTATACATAGCCTCCTCAATTCCCTCCCTTGTATTCCTCCTCTTTGTCCTCCCCTTCATCTCTGAGTCCCCTCGATGGTACCTTGTTCGAGGACGAATCAAAGAAGCCATGAACATCATGTCCACTATAGCTACCTCTAATGGCAACCACCTTCCACACAGAGTTTTTCTCACACTCGACGAAGAACCATCATCATGTAATAACAATATGGATGACAAAGATGCAGTGACAGGATCTCTGGTGGATGTGATTCGTTCACCAGTAACACGTACACGTTTGGTTTTAGCAACAATCATCAACTTATTGTGCTCAGTGGTGTACTATGGTCTAAGCCTAAACGTAGTAAACCTCGAAACAAATCTTTACCTTAACGTAATACTCAACGCAGTGGCGGAGATGCCAGCGTTCATGATAACAGCAATCTTGTTGGATAAGTTTGGGAGGAAGCCATTAACAATAGGGACATTATGGTTCAGTggattcttttgttttgtggGGAGTTTGATGAGAAATAAGGGGGTGTGGAAAGGAATGAAAATGGTGTGTGGAATTTTGGGAATATTTGGGATGGCAGGGACTTATAATTTGCTCTTTATTTATACGGCGGAGTTGTTCCCAACGGTTGTTAGGAATGCTGCACTTGGGTGTGCTACACAAGCAGCACAAATGGGTGCAATATTGGCACCAGTTGTTGTCGTTTTAGGTGGATCATTGCCGTTTGCTTTATTTGCTTTTTGTGGAATTGCTGCTGGGGTTTTTGCGTTTTTCTTGCCAGAGACACTAAACCAACCACTCTATGATACATTAACTGGAATGGAGGCAGGGCAAAAGGTCACTTCTGCAACATCTAGTGTATGA
- the LOC25492942 gene encoding uncharacterized protein, with product MRFFLEFVSCCASPRHTSESLVPAEDEGKWLVPAPVVAVASTRRRKRKVGASDWRPSLGSISEDVMAPQKCAVASAGREGKKKSGARGGAGRVYHRSYSEGYHGSSSMHMIMPAFSPTPFMF from the exons ATGAGGTTTTTCCTGGAATTCGTTTCTTGTTGCGCATCGCCGCGTCACACGTCTGAATCTTTAGTTCCGGCGGAGGATGAAGGTAAGTGGCTAGTTCCGGCTCCTGTTGTTGCTGTAGCTTCCACGAGGCGTCGTAAGAGGAAGGTTGGTGCGTCGGATTGGAGGCCTTCGTTGGGGTCGATTTCGGAGGATGTTATGGCGCCGCAGAAATGCGCGGTGGCTTCTGCTGGAAGGGAGGGGAAGAAGAAAAGTGGTGCTCGTGGTGGTGCCGGTAGGGTTTATCACCGGAGTTACAGCGAAGGTTATCACGG GTCATCTTCTATGCATATGATTATGCCAGCATTCTCTCCAACGCCAttcatgttttaa